One region of Armigeres subalbatus isolate Guangzhou_Male chromosome 3, GZ_Asu_2, whole genome shotgun sequence genomic DNA includes:
- the LOC134225014 gene encoding uncharacterized protein LOC134225014, whose protein sequence is MSSLKPEWSRTCRVCLQEGEIRSLFDICPESQLSYGAKVMQCSSVEIRRNDSLPDRICLKCIEELSVAYRFRGNCESSDAILQSYREEISGGECPQILGEDGDFDTRSMASSSEIQIPISSDVLYSYKPPSGLNVKLVSKQKTVLLENNGEIIICGPVIEKDEVPDGGDRSLVEMAPETESFDDDNDSLITYDDALPPSRTSQAGNVKEEDDGTEEDEGMEERPKLMKGLVKQEGDSQSVDNRGKQADDSRCDIFFDADLVYMDKEEDILNQLASIKRENDVDDWEIIEDDESSSEYFQKFPQQKASDHQLKKTIQVTTLPSPISIGLMKTIKTIRKANIPNEEKPTIDNVFTRSGPDGLETVIRVKRNLKPVQQQHICKFCNSSYKYKHALETHLRRHRGDKPYKCTHCEKAFVVPFELRRHMRTHTGAKPYNCGFCDRKFSDFGSKIKHERTHTGERPYVCKICEKSFTYSHVLNSHMLIHTGVKKYACSECGKRFAKSHHLKSHRNIHVRASLNNNNISKPVPTRPTQMTPTDSPIITSLPLVVDDDELDLDQAAVVPSHVDQLIADSIVDSRSNDFQLEDSVVGGSNPFGQLVNISDYMTISTKPDPQDPTSTVSIGAIMGDDDDDDVEHSVGCGVIHGDIGQAQVGTTDDDDDDPLLNVVTVLASSQVPGLVGGDYGNIQIINGLSKTNFGAFHVPANLFVVNQH, encoded by the exons ATGTCGTCGCTGAAGCCGGAGTGGAGCCGGACCTGTCGGGTGTGCCTGCAGGAAGGGGAAATCCGCTCGCTGTTCGATATCTGTCCGGAGTCTCAGCTAAGTTACGGTGCCAAAGTGATGCAGTGTTCTTCGGTGGAAATCCGACGGAATGATTCCCTCCCGGATCGGATCTGTTTGAAGTGTATCGAAGAGCTGAGCGTGGCCTATCGGTTCCGGGGAAACTGTGAAAGCTCCGACGCAATTCTGCAATCCTACCGAGAAGAGATATCTGGGGGCGAATGTCCGCAGATTCTTGGTGAGGATGGCGATTTTGATACGCGTTCAATGGCATCTTCGTCGGAAATTCAGATTCCGATCAGCTCGGATGTGTTGTACAGTTACAAACCTCCGTCGGGACTGAACGTGAAGCTGGTTTCCAAACAGAAGACAGTGCTGCTGGAGAACAACGGGGAAATTATAATTTGTGGTCCGGTGATTGAAAAGGATGAGGTACCAGATGGTGGTGACAGGAGTCTTGTCGAGATGGCACCAGAAACAGAATCGTTCGATGATGATAACGATTCGTTGATTACCTATGACGATGCTTTGCCGCCTTCGCGAACGTCCCAAGCGGGGAATGTAAAGGAGGAAGACGATGGAACTGAAGAAGACGAGGGAATGGAAGAGCGGCCAAAGCTAATGAAAGGACTGGTTAAGCAGGAAGGTGATAGTCAATCTGTCGATAATAGAGGCAAACAAGCAGACGATAGCAGATGTGATATCTTCTTCGATGCGGACCTGGTGTACATGGACAAGGAGGAGGATATTTTGAATCAACTGGCCAGTATCAAGCGAGAAAACGATGTAGACGATTGGGAAATTATT gaagacGACGAGAGTAGCTCAGAATATTTTCAGAAGTTTCCGCAACAAAAAGCATCCGATCATCAGTTGAAGAAAACGATTCAAGTCACCACGTTACCATCACCGATTAGTATAGGTTTAATGAAAACGATTAAAACCATCAGAAAGGCAAATATACCCAACGAGGAGAAACCGACAATAGATAATGTGTTCACGAGATCCGGTCCGGACGGGCTGGAAACAGTCATCCGGGTGAAACGGAATCTCAAGCCTGTCCAGCAGCAGCACATTTGCAAGTTCTGCAACAGTTCGTACAAGTACAAGCACGCTCTGGAAACGCACCTGCGGCGACATCGGGGCGATAAGCCCTACAAGTGCACACACTGCGAGAAGGCTTTTGTGGTGCCGTTCGAGCTGAGGAGGCATATGCGGACGCACACTGGTGCCAAACCGTACAATTGTGGGTTCTGCGATAGGAAGTTTTCCGATTTTGGTAGCAAAATTAAACACGAACGGACGCATACGGGTGAAAG GCCCTATGTATGCAAAATTTGTGAGAAAAGTTTTACCTATTCTCATGTTCTCAATAGTCACATGCTGATTCATACAGGAGTGAAGAAATATGC TTGTTCAGAGTGTGGCAAACGCTTCGCCAAATCTCACCACCTTAAATCGCATCGGAACATACACGTGCGGGCCAGCTTGAACAACAATAATATCAGCAAACCTGTGCCCACCAGACCAACTCAGATGACCCCAACCGATTCTCCCATCATCACCAGTTTGCCCCTGGTGGTCGATGACGATGAGCTGGATCTGGACCAAGCGGCGGTTGTTCCCAGCCATGTCGATCAGCTGATAGCGGACAGCATAGTCGACAGTCGGAGCAATGACTTCCAGCTGGAGGACTCCGTCGTGGGGGGTTCCAATCCGTTTGGGCAGCTTGTAAATATTAGCGATTACATGACGATCTCGACGAAACCCGATCCCCAGGATCCGACGTCCACGGTGTCGATTGGAGCCATCATgggcgatgacgacgacgatgacgtcgAGCATTCTGTGGGCTGTGGGGTGATTCATGGTGACATCGGACAAGCGCAGGTCGGCACcaccgacgatgacgacgacgacccgCTGCTGAATGTGGTTACGGTGCTGGCGTCTAGTCAGGTTCCCGGACTGGTCGGAGGCGACTACGGAAACATTCAGATCATCAACGG